One window of Rhinoraja longicauda isolate Sanriku21f unplaced genomic scaffold, sRhiLon1.1 Scf000317, whole genome shotgun sequence genomic DNA carries:
- the LOC144590781 gene encoding uncharacterized protein LOC144590781, with protein sequence MGAQFSKNAANRETVAEKAVEAAAGSPTKTNGQENGHVKVNGDPSPAAAAAASSASEEPVEKEEVQANGATPAEETKPKPQEEGGEAAATAAAGGSSTATSTSTPATKPQEGSGEAAAAAAVPETTAVDGEASGKAEEGASTATATAGAAAAASPTNSETPKKKKKRFSFKKSFKLSGFSFKKTKKETGESGEGEAATAAAAASTDAAPAASAEGEKEQGAAADAGNAEESKPAPEGDAAAASTTAASSTPAAPAEAKKDSTASPEAQPEEKAAERPDVQEAKAPEEPKVSEEKPTAEATSSNPAPSAEASTAVQEAAPAAAPAAVAAPEPAVPEEAPSESSPAPATESVEQNQ encoded by the exons ATGGGAGCCCAATTCTCCAAGAACGCTGCAAATCGCGAAACTGTTGCTGAAAAAGCTGTGGAAGCTGCCGCCGGATCGCCTACTAAAACCAACGGACAG GAGAACGGCCATGTGAAGGTGAACGGAGACCCCTCCCCTGCGGCAGCCGCCGCTGCCTCCTCCGCCTCCGAGGAGCCCGTGGAGAaggaggaggtgcaagcgaacGGAGCGACCCCGGCCGAGGAGACCAAGCCCAAGCcccaggaggaagggggagaggcggCAGCAACAGCGGCCGCCGGCGGGAGCAGCACAGCCACCTCCACCAGCACCCCGGCCACCAAACCCCAGGAGGGCAGCGGGGaggcggcagcggcggcggcaGTGCCGGAGACCACCGCGGTAGATGGAGAGGCTTCGGGCAAAGCCGAGGAAGGGGCTAGCACAGCCACAGCAACAGCAGGAGCGGCGGCCGCCGCCAGCCCCACCAACAGCGAGACccccaagaagaagaagaagcgctTCTCTTTCAAGAAGTCCTTCAAGCTGAGCGGCTTCTCGTTTAAGAAAACCAAGAAGGAGACGGGGGAGAGCGGCGAAGGTGAAGCTGCCACTGCCGCAGCCGCTGCCTCCACTGACGCCGCCCCGGCCGCCTCTGCAGAAGGTGAGAAGGAGCAAGGGGCGGCCGCCGATGCGGGCAACGCTGAGGAGAGCAAGCCCGCCCCTGAGGGCGATGCCGCTGCAGCCTCCACCACCGCCGCCTCCTCCACTCCCGCTGCTCCAGCGGAGGCCAAGAAAGATAGCACTGCCTCGCCAGAGGCTCAGCCAGAGGAGAAGGCTGCCGAAAGGCCGGACGTACAGGAAGCCAAAGCTCCGGAGGAGCCCAAGGTCAGCGAAGAGAAACCCACGGCAGAGGCAACCTCGTCCAACCCAGCCCCTAGTGCTGAAGCATCTACAGCCGTGCAGGAagcagcaccagcagcagcaccagcagctGTCGCAGCCCCAGAGCCAGCTGTGCCAGAGGAGGCACCATCCGAGTCTAGTCCAGCACCAGCCACCGAGTCGGTAGAGCAAAACCAATAA